The stretch of DNA CACGATCcgaatggtatcgtgtttgATGCTATTGCAATCAGAAAAATttgacgaatatgttggtaaaattttcataagaaaaaaaatcgttagaAACGAAAAAGTTTTAtcattggattagtattgtctTACCGATAACATCATGTCAGGTTGTTTACACAATATCCTTTTTTACACTCGATGCATTAAGAAATCAAGGAACAACGTGCCTGGGCACGATATAAATGATATCTTGGTCCTGAGgttttcacatatatcgagacattattgtaaaaaaattgacCATAGAAAACGTAGCATAAAATGTACTGTACGAGATTTCAGATTTTGAACAAATTGAATACAAAGTATTGTAACAGTAGTAGAAAATTGTGAAGTAACAAAGTGTAAATTATACTGATAGTATGAACAGTGGAATAATCTATAGACTACAGTATAAATTGCTTACGACCAACGCGCTAACTCGGTTTCTAATGAGATATATTGAAGAGCAAAACAATTCGTTTCTGGCGGCCACACGTTACCGAGCACCCTGTGTACACGTATTTTCTCTGTGTTTCTTTTGATTTGTAGTATTGAAGATTGTGTTAAGTGCCCGAAAGATTCTTACCACTCGAATTATGGAATGCTTGACTAAGAGTGGCAAATAACTAAAGGTGGATCAGTTTCTTGATTCACATTGCGCAGACGTTTCAATCTATTTATTGTGTGCGGTCCATATTAAGTACTATAGAGAACTCCATGTGTCTTGAAATTTGAATTAAATACTAAAGAATCTTTTAATTTGCTATAGTTGTATTTGACTTGAATTGTACCAAACGGATAAACGATCTGTTGATTGTAAGCTGTGAGTCCAAGAAAGAATAGCTTAAATACGTTTGAAAGTCATTGTACCGATTCTGACAATAGTTTCATGAATTTCAAGTGCAAGACTCTTCGTGTTATTCGTCTATATCAAATCCAAATTAAATCTGATTCGTTTTATACGAATTGGAAAACCTAATACTAGTAGCACTTCGCTAAAATTTTACAACTAAATTTGTAACTGGGTTTCGTTATCTAATAAATAGTTCAGATTGTAACTCTAAAATTTCTTTACAGAATTTCCCAGTGATTCTGTGAACGATAAAGACGCGATGCATTCATAGAATGTTAGATAGAGTATTTTTCCAGACACGTGGAGTTCCAGCATaatttgaaaacaacaaaagtAAATAATATCGTGACTTTTACCCTCCGAAACTGCCACCACCGGTGCTAGGTGTACCGTAAGTCGACGAAGGTCTCGAATATCCTCCACCGCCTCCAGTAGGCGCCCCATAGTTAGTTGACACACCACCTCCACTGGGAGCTCCATACGTTGACGACGGTCTTCCACCGCCGTTTCCACCTCCGAATCCTGGTGCACCGTAGCTCGACGATGGCCTTCCtccaccacctcctcctcccGAAGGAGCACCATAGGTCGAGGATGGTCTTCCACCGCCGTTTCCACCTCCGAACCCTGGTGCACCGTAGCTCGACGATGGCCTTCCTCCTCCACCACCTCCTCCCGAAGGAGCACCATAGTTCGACGATGGTcttccgcctccgcctccgccgccgccaccgttCGGAGCACCGTAAGTGGATGACGGACCtccaccaccgccaccaccgAATCCAGGTGCACCGTAAGTGGACGATGGTCCTCCTCCGTTACCTCCGCCGAATCCTGGAGCACCATAAGTGGATGACAGTCCTCCACCACCGCCACCATTGaaaccgccgccaccgccgccaccaTTGTAgccgccaccaccaccgccgctAGGAGCACC from Halictus rubicundus isolate RS-2024b chromosome 8, iyHalRubi1_principal, whole genome shotgun sequence encodes:
- the LOC143356337 gene encoding uncharacterized protein LOC143356337, giving the protein MSPSSHGSRRHLKVSSSEKVRDFPDASVFAAPISGSYLPPSTSYGTPNLGGGSFGGSPSSSYGAPSGGGGRPSSNYGAPSGGGGGGYNGGGGGGGFNGGGGGGLSSTYGAPGFGGGNGGGPSSTYGAPGFGGGGGGGPSSTYGAPNGGGGGGGGGRPSSNYGAPSGGGGGGGRPSSSYGAPGFGGGNGGGRPSSTYGAPSGGGGGGGRPSSSYGAPGFGGGNGGGRPSSTYGAPSGGGVSTNYGAPTGGGGGYSRPSSTYGTPSTGGGSFGGSGGYSGGGGGGYSGGGGGGGGGNGGYSGGGGYSGGGNGGGGYSGGGGYSGGGSGGYSGGGNGGYSGGGGGGYSGGGNGGYSGGGGGGYSGGGGGGYSGGGGSGGGQGYASNGGYQY